A genome region from Streptomyces antimycoticus includes the following:
- a CDS encoding iron-containing alcohol dehydrogenase, giving the protein MVANLSLPRIMRVGRGAADELGDVITGLGLSRPLLVTDAFLVGTGAAERLTATLRKAGPHPRLFSGTVPDPTTDSLASGLEALHDHQADSVIGFGGGSPMDTAKALALLGLQGGHMRQYKAPRMNLGPALPVIAVPTTAGSGSEATQITVITDSATDEKMLCMGPAFLPLAAVVDAELTISMPPRLTADTGIDALTHAVEAYVSRKANPFSDPLALTAIQTIGRHLHRAYTDGGDTEAREAMMLAATQAGIAFSNSSVALVHGMSRPIGAHFHIAHGLSNAMLFPAVTAFSAHAAPSRYADCARALGAATTADSDTVAAAKLVDALSDLCHDLAVPTPHDYGIDHDAWSRLTPLMAEQALASGSPANNPVVPTTDEIQDLYNRIYA; this is encoded by the coding sequence ATGGTTGCCAATCTGTCCCTGCCGCGGATCATGCGCGTCGGCCGAGGCGCCGCCGACGAGTTGGGCGACGTCATCACGGGCCTGGGACTGAGCCGCCCCCTTCTCGTGACGGACGCATTCCTGGTCGGGACGGGTGCGGCGGAACGTCTGACGGCGACACTACGGAAGGCCGGCCCGCACCCGCGGCTGTTCTCCGGCACCGTGCCCGACCCCACGACCGACTCCCTGGCCTCGGGGCTGGAAGCGCTGCACGACCACCAGGCGGACTCGGTGATCGGTTTCGGCGGCGGCAGCCCGATGGACACGGCCAAGGCCCTCGCTCTACTCGGCCTCCAGGGCGGTCATATGCGCCAGTACAAGGCCCCGCGGATGAACCTCGGCCCTGCACTCCCGGTGATCGCGGTCCCCACCACCGCCGGCAGCGGTTCGGAAGCGACCCAGATCACCGTCATCACCGACAGTGCCACGGACGAGAAGATGCTCTGCATGGGCCCGGCGTTCCTGCCGCTCGCCGCCGTCGTCGACGCCGAACTGACCATATCGATGCCGCCCCGGCTGACCGCCGACACCGGCATCGACGCACTCACCCACGCCGTTGAGGCGTACGTGAGCCGCAAGGCCAATCCCTTTTCCGACCCCCTCGCACTCACCGCGATCCAGACGATAGGCCGCCATCTCCACCGCGCCTACACCGACGGCGGCGACACCGAGGCCCGCGAGGCCATGATGCTCGCCGCGACCCAGGCCGGCATCGCGTTCTCGAACTCCAGCGTGGCCCTCGTGCACGGCATGAGCCGCCCGATCGGCGCCCACTTCCACATCGCCCACGGCTTGTCGAACGCCATGCTCTTCCCCGCGGTGACCGCCTTCTCCGCACACGCGGCGCCGAGCCGGTACGCCGACTGCGCCCGCGCCCTGGGAGCCGCGACCACCGCGGACAGCGACACCGTGGCCGCCGCCAAGCTGGTCGACGCGCTCAGCGACCTGTGCCACGACCTGGCCGTACCCACACCCCACGACTACGGCATCGACCACGACGCGTGGAGCCGTCTGACGCCCCTCATGGCCGAACAGGCCCTGGCTTCCGGTTCACCTGCCAACAACCCCGTCGTACCCACCACCGACGAAATCCAGGACCTCTACAACCGGATCTATGCCTGA
- a CDS encoding LysR family transcriptional regulator, with product MHPPSRPADESPAPRPEAGRGTVDPRRLRADDLRYLLAVARTGRLVAAADALGVDHTTVSRRIAALEKSLGLRLMERGAEGWALTDTGKQVSESARAIEDALARVADAVSGQGVRSLRGTVRVSAPDGFGTVFAASALARVRRHHPGLQVELITATRQLTLHPAGFDLALAIGGSPGGRLVTEHLTDYALGLYASDEYLARCGSPETLADLRDHALIFYIESMLQVGDLDIERHLPGATPAFSSTNVFAQLEATRLGAGIGVLPAFLARREPLRRLLADEVDIRLPITLAMRREAVTHPAVGAVRDALRREVADRTAELLPE from the coding sequence GTGCATCCCCCTTCCCGGCCGGCCGACGAGAGCCCGGCACCGCGTCCGGAGGCCGGCCGCGGCACGGTCGATCCGCGCAGACTCCGCGCGGACGATCTGCGCTACCTGCTCGCGGTAGCCCGTACCGGGCGTCTGGTGGCCGCCGCCGACGCGCTCGGGGTGGACCACACCACCGTGTCCCGCCGTATCGCCGCGCTGGAGAAGAGCCTCGGCCTCCGGCTGATGGAGCGGGGCGCGGAAGGATGGGCCCTGACGGACACCGGGAAGCAGGTATCGGAGAGCGCACGCGCGATCGAGGACGCGCTCGCCCGGGTCGCCGACGCGGTGTCCGGCCAAGGCGTACGGTCACTCCGCGGCACCGTGCGCGTCAGCGCGCCGGACGGCTTCGGCACCGTCTTCGCCGCGTCCGCCCTGGCCCGGGTACGACGGCATCATCCCGGGCTCCAGGTTGAACTCATCACGGCTACACGGCAGTTGACCCTGCATCCGGCCGGCTTCGATCTCGCCTTGGCGATCGGCGGATCGCCGGGCGGCCGCCTGGTGACCGAGCACCTCACCGACTACGCGCTGGGGCTGTACGCCAGCGATGAGTACCTCGCCCGGTGCGGGTCCCCGGAGACACTCGCCGACCTTCGAGATCACGCGCTCATCTTCTACATCGAGTCGATGCTCCAGGTCGGCGATCTCGACATCGAACGCCATCTGCCGGGCGCCACCCCGGCGTTTTCCTCCACGAACGTCTTCGCCCAGCTCGAAGCCACCCGCCTGGGAGCGGGCATCGGTGTGCTGCCGGCCTTCCTCGCCCGCAGGGAACCGCTGCGGCGGCTGCTGGCCGACGAGGTCGACATCCGGCTGCCGATCACCCTGGCCATGCGGCGGGAAGCGGTCACCCACCCGGCGGTGGGAGCCGTGCGCGACGCCCTGCGGCGGGAGGTCGCCGACCGCACCGCCGAACTGCTCCCGGAGTGA
- a CDS encoding NADP-dependent oxidoreductase, giving the protein MRAVRYHEYGGVETLVVEQVPDPHPGPGEIRVRVAAASVNPVDWKVRSGAVREVLPVDLPAIPGRDAVGVVDEIGEGVQGVSIGDRVFGLGGVTGATAELAVLSAWAPAPATWTDEEAAGAGLASVTAMGGLKALGPLRGRTLLVEGAAGGVGSAAVEIAVAQGATVIGTASERNHEFLTSLGAVPTTYGTGLAERLATLAPDGVDIALDTAASGSLADLIAIVGDPARVSTIADYTNAHRLGVHLGNAENDSRLLAEAGELGRQGRYTPSIERTYPLERIAEAHAYVERGHTRGKIVVCI; this is encoded by the coding sequence ATGCGCGCAGTCCGTTATCACGAGTACGGCGGTGTGGAGACCCTTGTGGTCGAGCAGGTGCCGGACCCGCATCCAGGGCCCGGCGAGATCCGCGTCCGTGTCGCGGCGGCGAGCGTCAATCCCGTCGACTGGAAGGTGCGTTCCGGTGCGGTGCGCGAGGTGCTCCCCGTGGACCTGCCCGCGATCCCTGGGCGTGATGCCGTCGGCGTGGTCGACGAGATCGGTGAGGGCGTGCAGGGGGTGAGCATCGGCGACCGTGTCTTCGGGCTGGGCGGCGTCACCGGCGCGACAGCGGAGCTGGCCGTGCTCTCGGCCTGGGCTCCCGCGCCCGCCACATGGACCGACGAGGAGGCGGCCGGCGCCGGTCTGGCATCCGTGACCGCGATGGGCGGGCTGAAGGCGCTCGGTCCGCTGCGGGGGCGCACCCTTCTCGTCGAGGGGGCCGCGGGAGGCGTGGGCAGTGCCGCGGTCGAGATCGCGGTGGCTCAGGGCGCCACCGTGATCGGGACGGCCAGCGAGCGCAACCACGAGTTCCTCACCTCTCTCGGAGCCGTTCCGACCACTTACGGCACCGGCCTCGCGGAGCGCCTCGCCACGCTGGCTCCGGACGGTGTCGACATCGCGCTCGACACTGCGGCCTCCGGGTCCCTGGCCGACCTCATCGCGATCGTGGGCGACCCTGCTCGTGTGTCGACGATCGCCGACTACACCAACGCGCATCGACTGGGTGTGCATCTGGGCAACGCGGAGAACGACTCCAGGCTCCTCGCCGAAGCAGGCGAACTCGGTCGGCAAGGCCGCTACACACCGAGCATCGAGCGGACCTACCCGCTCGAACGGATCGCGGAAGCGCACGCATACGTCGAGCGCGGACACACGCGAGGGAAGATCGTGGTCTGCATCTGA
- a CDS encoding helix-turn-helix domain-containing protein: MRAAGVPVQQQALDSRAALTAQLGPRASAESERPPGAGNGATAATAAAVYCHRNTTQHRFNRFLGLTGTDVRHPETAALVALLLRARSRRAGAQAPP, from the coding sequence TTGCGCGCGGCCGGGGTCCCGGTCCAGCAGCAGGCCCTCGACTCCCGAGCCGCGCTGACCGCGCAACTCGGCCCGCGGGCGTCGGCCGAGAGTGAGCGTCCACCTGGTGCAGGCAACGGCGCGACAGCAGCCACGGCAGCCGCCGTCTACTGCCACCGCAACACCACGCAGCATCGCTTCAACCGCTTCCTCGGGCTCACCGGCACCGACGTACGTCACCCCGAGACCGCAGCCCTGGTCGCACTGCTCCTGCGGGCCCGCAGCCGCAGGGCCGGGGCTCAGGCCCCGCCCTGA
- a CDS encoding maleate cis-trans isomerase family protein → MTDHHVGLIVPSSNLTMEKELPRILRLRESAVPEDRFVFHSSRMRMQQVTPEQLRAMNAQTERAALELADARPDVVATACLVAIMAQGAGYHCTAEDEITAVLRAQGAQAPVVSSAGALLDGIKALGAKRVAIITPYMKPLTGLVANYIEDADIEVVDALSLEVPDNLAVARLDPADLLDHWRRLDLSRADALVLSACVQMPSLPSIQPVEDAVGLPVLSAATATAYRILVELGLPPHVPGTGSLLGGRLPVPARSAPE, encoded by the coding sequence GTGACCGATCATCACGTCGGCCTGATCGTGCCCAGCTCGAACCTCACCATGGAAAAGGAGTTGCCCCGAATCCTGCGGCTGCGCGAGTCGGCAGTCCCCGAGGACCGGTTCGTGTTCCACAGCAGCCGGATGCGCATGCAGCAGGTGACTCCCGAGCAGCTGCGCGCCATGAACGCGCAGACCGAGCGTGCCGCGCTGGAACTCGCCGACGCGCGGCCGGACGTCGTGGCCACAGCCTGTCTCGTCGCGATCATGGCGCAGGGCGCGGGGTACCACTGCACGGCGGAGGACGAGATCACCGCTGTGCTGCGAGCGCAAGGCGCCCAGGCACCCGTGGTGTCCAGCGCGGGTGCCCTTCTCGACGGTATCAAGGCACTCGGGGCCAAACGGGTCGCGATCATCACGCCCTATATGAAGCCGCTCACGGGGCTGGTCGCGAACTACATCGAGGACGCGGACATCGAGGTCGTGGACGCGCTGAGCCTGGAGGTACCGGACAATCTCGCCGTCGCCCGGCTGGACCCGGCGGATCTACTCGACCACTGGCGGCGCCTGGACCTGTCACGTGCCGACGCCCTCGTACTGTCGGCGTGCGTCCAGATGCCGTCCCTGCCGTCGATCCAACCAGTCGAGGACGCGGTCGGCCTGCCCGTTCTGTCCGCGGCCACCGCCACGGCGTACCGCATCCTCGTCGAACTCGGCCTGCCCCCGCATGTGCCGGGCACCGGCAGTCTCCTCGGCGGCCGCCTTCCCGTCCCCGCCCGTAGTGCTCCGGAATAG
- a CDS encoding MarR family winged helix-turn-helix transcriptional regulator has protein sequence MADETAPSTSPRPRPPAALTTAPGYQVRRLYQAYLAVWIRAVDPLLTGPQFAVLQVVDASPGHDQRSLASAVALDTSTMTDVARRLEKRGLIVRRTAADDGRRKLLYLTEEGKHTLDDANRRARLLDEQLLEPYGPQQRDDITHLLASLADHWEQLTQDG, from the coding sequence ATGGCTGACGAAACCGCACCTTCGACGTCCCCGCGGCCCCGGCCACCCGCCGCGCTGACGACCGCGCCCGGGTACCAGGTCCGGCGCCTGTACCAGGCATACCTCGCCGTCTGGATCAGGGCGGTCGACCCGCTCCTGACCGGGCCGCAGTTCGCGGTGCTCCAGGTCGTGGACGCGAGCCCGGGGCACGACCAGCGATCGCTGGCGTCAGCGGTCGCCCTCGACACGTCGACCATGACGGACGTCGCCCGCCGCCTGGAGAAGCGCGGCCTGATCGTCCGCAGAACGGCCGCCGACGACGGCCGGCGCAAACTGCTCTATCTGACCGAGGAAGGCAAACACACCCTCGACGACGCGAACCGCCGCGCCCGCCTGCTCGACGAACAGCTCCTGGAGCCGTACGGACCACAGCAGCGCGACGACATCACGCATCTGCTCGCATCCCTCGCCGACCACTGGGAGCAACTGACTCAGGACGGGTGA
- a CDS encoding alpha/beta fold hydrolase: protein MTPHPSPAARSLPQSALADLADVPATSRWVYSGATRLHVLDYGGPGVPLLVMPGITSPAITMDFVVRELTDLVRPVVVDVRGRGLSDDGDGYGLEEYAEDTEAVVMRLGLDRPVLFGHSMGARIAAVTAARNKVPLRGTVLGDPPMSGPGRGPYPTPVDAFLDQLAQAVRGTTAAEVARAWPRWPHRELELRARWLASCGEEAIKATHRGFESEDFFDWWSSVPGPTVLLYGADSPVVTELGAAEAARKNPTASLSRIPAAGHMLFWDNPPAALASLREALRPMLA from the coding sequence ATGACCCCGCACCCGTCCCCGGCTGCCCGTAGCCTGCCGCAGAGCGCGCTCGCCGATCTCGCCGATGTGCCCGCCACGAGCCGCTGGGTGTATTCGGGCGCCACCCGCCTGCACGTCCTCGACTACGGCGGCCCTGGTGTCCCGCTCCTCGTCATGCCCGGCATCACCAGTCCCGCGATCACGATGGACTTCGTCGTGCGTGAGCTGACCGACCTCGTACGTCCGGTGGTCGTCGACGTCCGTGGGCGCGGGCTGTCCGACGATGGCGACGGCTACGGGCTGGAGGAGTACGCCGAGGACACGGAGGCCGTCGTCATGCGGCTCGGGCTCGACCGGCCGGTGCTGTTCGGGCATTCCATGGGCGCGCGCATCGCCGCGGTCACCGCGGCGCGGAACAAGGTCCCGCTCCGGGGCACGGTTCTGGGCGACCCGCCCATGAGCGGCCCGGGGCGCGGACCCTACCCGACACCCGTGGACGCCTTCCTGGACCAGCTGGCGCAGGCCGTACGCGGCACCACCGCCGCGGAAGTGGCCAGGGCGTGGCCTCGGTGGCCGCACCGGGAGCTGGAGTTGAGGGCCCGGTGGCTGGCCAGTTGCGGCGAGGAGGCCATCAAGGCCACCCACCGCGGTTTCGAGAGCGAGGACTTCTTCGACTGGTGGTCCTCCGTCCCCGGCCCCACGGTGCTGCTGTACGGCGCGGACAGCCCCGTGGTCACCGAGTTGGGCGCGGCAGAGGCGGCCCGGAAGAACCCCACGGCCTCACTGAGCCGGATACCGGCCGCCGGCCACATGCTGTTCTGGGACAATCCTCCCGCCGCCCTCGCGAGCCTGCGGGAAGCACTGCGCCCGATGCTCGCCTGA
- a CDS encoding SRPBCC family protein: MQLTNSIPVKASPDDVFTLMNDVERVASCMPGAALEGQDGDTWKGSVKVKVGPITASYAGTVRFLEVDPEHRRLRVHARGADTHGSGDAEAEVVLDVLGAPEGALLQLATDLVIRGKIAQFGKGAIGAVSERILRQFAQNLAGLLDQDHAAGQPGPLSAVPAAPSATAPAAAHPARTPAAPARQPELDGVSMVFGPAAAKYGMLAGAFALGLVQGWLVGRMRAQSRELRTLRRSL; this comes from the coding sequence GTGCAACTGACCAACTCCATTCCGGTCAAAGCCTCACCCGATGACGTCTTCACCTTGATGAACGACGTCGAACGGGTCGCCTCGTGCATGCCGGGCGCCGCGCTCGAAGGGCAGGACGGGGACACCTGGAAGGGCAGCGTAAAGGTCAAAGTGGGGCCGATCACGGCCTCGTACGCCGGCACGGTCCGCTTCCTGGAAGTCGACCCCGAGCACCGGCGGCTGCGCGTCCACGCCCGCGGCGCCGACACACACGGAAGCGGCGACGCGGAGGCCGAAGTCGTCCTCGATGTGCTGGGCGCACCCGAGGGCGCGCTGCTCCAGCTCGCCACCGATCTGGTGATCCGGGGCAAGATCGCTCAGTTCGGCAAGGGGGCGATCGGCGCCGTATCGGAGCGAATCCTGCGGCAGTTCGCGCAGAACCTGGCCGGTCTGCTCGATCAGGACCATGCCGCCGGGCAACCCGGACCGCTGTCCGCGGTGCCCGCCGCCCCTTCAGCCACCGCTCCCGCCGCCGCGCACCCGGCCCGCACGCCGGCCGCTCCCGCTCGGCAGCCCGAACTCGACGGCGTGTCCATGGTGTTCGGCCCCGCCGCCGCCAAGTACGGGATGCTCGCCGGGGCGTTCGCGCTCGGTCTCGTCCAGGGCTGGCTCGTCGGCCGGATGCGCGCCCAGTCACGCGAACTGCGCACCCTGCGGAGGTCGTTGTGA
- a CDS encoding (2Fe-2S)-binding protein: MTDDTLMTPREPQLIALNVNGERHEVITEARRTLVDVLRHELRLTGTHVGCEHGICGACTVLVDDRPVRACLMFAAQAEGARIRTVESLADGNRLSDLQRAFSEHHALQCGFCTPGFLMLAEGFLAERPEATKEEIREVVAANMCRCTGYQTIVEAIDACATARRRACAQTCPSKED; this comes from the coding sequence ATGACCGATGACACCCTCATGACGCCGCGGGAGCCACAGCTCATCGCGTTGAATGTCAACGGCGAGCGGCACGAGGTGATCACCGAAGCCCGCCGCACCCTCGTCGATGTGCTCCGCCACGAGCTGCGCCTGACCGGAACCCACGTCGGGTGCGAGCACGGCATCTGCGGCGCCTGCACCGTACTCGTCGACGACCGGCCCGTACGTGCCTGCCTGATGTTCGCGGCACAGGCCGAAGGCGCCCGCATCCGTACGGTGGAATCCCTCGCCGACGGCAACCGGCTGAGCGACCTCCAGCGGGCGTTCAGCGAACACCACGCCTTGCAGTGCGGTTTCTGCACACCGGGGTTCCTCATGCTCGCCGAGGGCTTCCTCGCGGAGCGGCCCGAGGCGACCAAGGAGGAGATCCGGGAGGTCGTCGCCGCCAACATGTGCCGGTGCACCGGCTACCAGACCATCGTCGAGGCGATCGACGCCTGTGCGACGGCCCGCCGCCGGGCCTGTGCACAGACGTGCCCCAGCAAGGAGGACTGA
- a CDS encoding xanthine dehydrogenase family protein molybdopterin-binding subunit, protein MTRQERGRPLVGRSVPRREDRRLVSGRGRFVDDIALPGMLHAQFVRSTVAHGEIMSMDLSAVRRVPGVVAAFTADDLAIADITAQLGRPRSQFVPTAMPVLARDKVRYVGEPLAIVVGLDAYAAEDGLEAAHVEYAPLPPVLGEETALADDAVLVHDEAARNTLVDVSLFATDGIDDIFDAAHRVVEVDVTTGRQNALPLETRGAVAHWDDREEQLLLQTCTQVPHQVRTVASRCLRLDERAVRVVVPDMGGGFGQKCVVGREEIAAAAAALRLGRPVKWIEDRKDALSASFLAREQHYRARAAFDTDGRILALDADVVCDMGAYSCYPFTAGIEPLMASAEMPGVYKVPAYRVRGRAITTNKAPTAPYRGVSRPQYVMVVERLFERAARELGLDPVEIRRRNVITDFPYTGVNDITYDPGSYLESLNLCERVVRDEGWYDTRTAAAAEGRHIGIGYACFSERTGYGSSAFAQRKMQVVPGFDISEVRMDTSGAVTVTTGTMSHGQSHETTMAQIVADALGLDIARVRLHQGDTDRVTYGWGTFASRSITVGGSAVRLAAERLGDKLRAIAAALWDTEPEQVELAGGHVRRRGGDGAHDVLTHQEIAEVAYLRADLLPKDIEPGLTATATFDVFNDGTFSNATHGVVVELHQGTGKVEILRYVCVEDCGVAIHPQVVEGQCRGGIAQGIAGALYEEVTYDAVGEPSATSFMDYKVPTAQEIPEVSIHHLETPCAFTATGAKGAGEGGTIGAPAAVLNAVNDALRPTGTELDHTPITPQTVHRALNPEPVP, encoded by the coding sequence ATGACACGTCAGGAAAGAGGGCGGCCGCTGGTGGGCCGGTCGGTCCCGCGCCGGGAGGACCGGCGGCTGGTGTCCGGGCGCGGCCGGTTCGTGGACGACATCGCCCTGCCCGGCATGCTGCACGCGCAGTTCGTGCGCAGCACGGTCGCGCACGGCGAGATCATGTCCATGGACCTGTCGGCGGTACGCCGCGTCCCGGGCGTCGTGGCGGCGTTCACCGCGGACGACCTGGCCATCGCCGACATCACCGCTCAGTTGGGACGTCCCCGGTCGCAGTTCGTGCCGACCGCCATGCCGGTCCTCGCCCGCGACAAGGTCCGCTACGTCGGGGAGCCCCTCGCGATCGTCGTGGGTCTCGACGCCTACGCCGCGGAGGACGGCCTGGAGGCGGCGCATGTGGAGTACGCCCCGCTGCCACCCGTCCTCGGGGAGGAGACGGCGCTCGCCGACGACGCGGTGCTCGTCCACGACGAGGCCGCCCGCAACACCCTCGTGGACGTCTCGCTCTTCGCGACCGACGGGATCGACGACATCTTCGACGCGGCGCACCGCGTCGTCGAGGTGGACGTCACGACCGGCCGTCAGAACGCGCTGCCGCTGGAGACCCGCGGCGCCGTGGCGCACTGGGACGACCGCGAGGAGCAACTTCTCCTCCAGACCTGCACCCAGGTCCCGCACCAGGTGCGAACGGTCGCCTCACGCTGCCTGCGCCTCGACGAGCGAGCCGTGCGGGTCGTGGTCCCCGACATGGGCGGCGGCTTCGGCCAGAAGTGCGTGGTCGGACGCGAGGAGATCGCGGCCGCCGCGGCCGCGCTGCGACTGGGGCGGCCGGTGAAATGGATCGAGGACCGCAAGGACGCCCTGTCCGCGTCCTTTCTCGCCCGCGAGCAGCACTACCGGGCGCGCGCCGCCTTCGACACCGACGGCCGGATCCTCGCTCTCGACGCGGACGTGGTGTGCGACATGGGCGCCTACTCCTGCTATCCGTTCACCGCGGGCATCGAGCCGCTGATGGCGTCCGCCGAGATGCCCGGGGTGTACAAGGTGCCCGCCTACCGGGTCCGCGGCCGGGCCATCACCACCAACAAGGCGCCGACCGCACCGTACCGGGGTGTGAGCCGCCCGCAGTACGTGATGGTCGTCGAGCGGCTCTTCGAGCGCGCCGCCCGCGAACTCGGCCTGGACCCGGTGGAGATCCGCCGCCGCAATGTCATCACCGACTTCCCCTACACGGGCGTCAACGACATCACCTACGACCCCGGCTCGTACCTGGAGTCCCTGAACCTGTGCGAGCGGGTCGTCAGGGACGAGGGCTGGTACGACACGCGGACCGCGGCGGCGGCCGAAGGACGGCACATCGGCATCGGCTACGCCTGCTTCAGCGAGCGCACCGGATACGGTTCCTCGGCCTTCGCACAGCGCAAGATGCAGGTGGTGCCGGGCTTCGACATCTCCGAAGTACGGATGGACACCAGCGGCGCGGTGACGGTCACCACCGGCACGATGAGCCATGGGCAAAGCCACGAGACGACAATGGCGCAGATCGTCGCCGACGCACTCGGCCTCGACATCGCCCGGGTCAGGCTCCACCAGGGCGACACCGACCGTGTCACCTACGGCTGGGGCACCTTCGCGAGCCGGTCCATCACCGTCGGCGGCAGTGCGGTGCGCCTGGCCGCCGAGCGACTCGGCGACAAGCTGCGCGCCATCGCCGCCGCCCTGTGGGACACCGAGCCGGAGCAGGTGGAGCTGGCGGGCGGCCATGTGCGCCGCCGAGGCGGCGACGGTGCCCATGACGTGCTCACCCACCAGGAGATCGCCGAGGTCGCCTACCTCCGGGCGGATCTGCTGCCCAAGGACATCGAACCGGGGCTGACCGCGACCGCCACCTTCGACGTCTTCAACGACGGCACGTTCTCCAACGCCACCCACGGTGTGGTCGTCGAGCTCCACCAGGGCACCGGGAAGGTGGAGATCCTGCGATACGTGTGCGTCGAGGACTGCGGCGTCGCGATCCACCCGCAGGTCGTGGAGGGACAGTGCCGGGGCGGGATCGCGCAGGGCATCGCCGGTGCCCTGTACGAGGAGGTGACCTACGACGCGGTCGGCGAGCCGTCGGCGACGAGCTTCATGGACTACAAGGTGCCCACGGCCCAAGAGATCCCCGAGGTGTCGATCCACCACCTGGAAACCCCTTGCGCGTTCACCGCCACGGGAGCGAAGGGCGCCGGAGAGGGCGGCACCATCGGGGCGCCCGCCGCCGTCCTCAACGCCGTCAACGACGCCCTGCGCCCCACCGGCACCGAACTCGACCACACGCCCATCACGCCACAGACCGTGCACCGCGCCCTGAACCCGGAGCCCGTCCCATGA
- a CDS encoding FAD binding domain-containing protein: MKPAPFQYHRARDVAGAVRLLAELGDDAKAIAGGQSLVGMMNFRLARPHHLVDIGGLRELDRMHRDAAGALRIGALTTHHTVERDPAGTLAQGFEVMRRAMAWIGHLPIRTRGTVGGSMAHADATAEWCLLAVLLDAEFVVRGPLGERSIAAGDFFLGYYTTALAPDELLVEIVFPRTAPHAALTEFAERRGDFAIVAAAVDLDVVDGAVRGGRVALGGVAAAAIRVPEAEAVLTGGGSFEACASAAAAAADPAGEASCGSHYRKELVRTLVRRACEEAMAR; the protein is encoded by the coding sequence ATGAAGCCCGCGCCCTTTCAGTATCACCGGGCCCGTGACGTAGCCGGCGCCGTCCGGCTGCTGGCCGAGCTGGGTGACGACGCCAAGGCCATCGCGGGCGGACAGAGCCTGGTCGGAATGATGAACTTCCGGTTGGCCCGTCCGCACCACCTCGTCGACATCGGCGGCCTCCGGGAGCTCGACCGCATGCACCGCGATGCCGCCGGGGCGCTGCGGATCGGGGCGCTCACCACCCACCACACCGTGGAGAGAGACCCGGCGGGCACACTCGCGCAGGGCTTCGAGGTGATGCGCCGGGCCATGGCCTGGATCGGGCATCTGCCGATCCGTACCCGCGGCACGGTCGGGGGCAGCATGGCACACGCGGACGCCACCGCCGAATGGTGTCTGCTCGCGGTGCTCCTGGACGCCGAGTTCGTCGTACGCGGCCCCCTGGGCGAACGCTCGATCGCGGCCGGGGACTTCTTCCTCGGCTACTACACGACCGCCCTCGCCCCGGACGAACTCCTGGTGGAGATCGTCTTCCCACGGACGGCGCCGCACGCGGCGCTCACCGAGTTCGCCGAGCGACGTGGCGACTTCGCGATCGTGGCGGCGGCCGTGGACCTCGATGTCGTGGACGGCGCCGTACGCGGCGGCCGGGTGGCGCTCGGTGGTGTGGCGGCGGCGGCCATCCGCGTTCCGGAGGCGGAGGCGGTGCTGACCGGCGGCGGCTCCTTCGAGGCCTGCGCGTCCGCCGCGGCGGCGGCCGCCGACCCCGCGGGCGAGGCGTCCTGCGGTTCGCACTACCGCAAGGAACTGGTCCGGACCCTGGTCCGGCGCGCCTGTGAGGAGGCGATGGCCCGATGA